One genomic window of Halorubrum hochsteinianum includes the following:
- a CDS encoding helicase-related protein: MADLQTYSWDSIYESQPSTSGSHLVDEFYVPALERSVRYDRVAGYFSSSALAVAARGVHALVENDGEMRLIVGAELYETDRPVLEALSDELSEGLDELDDERLDAQLQLLAQLLREDRLTIKVAVPRRGNWGIFHPKVGVFHADHGNSLSFEGSVNETAGGWERNYERFKVHREWRDGQREYVEGDVDTFDRLWDNDHTYVEVYDLPEAIEEEIIHWKAPDSDTEIDTAIQIARGEAPPTERDKANIIADGSLAPGGLALAEEGSTITPWPHQRVVSDTLVNTYPNSFLLCDEVGLGKTIEAGLTLSRLGLTDDLDTGLLLVPASLRIQWQEELWEKFNINAYRFDRGSGNQYVFHDAFGREHAPPSAASLDLDADERSKAWVESPIWRFLHDQQSDDQTDGPSIVVMSWHTARLDDRWDQVAPRDEGDVRTRDDVPASARGRDTTRREGVWDAVIIDEAHNARSGSKFYTLLERLREHTQTYYLLTATPMQLHAGELYDLMALLDLPGEWDRKDQFVEFFETRQALNQALKEQVESGGGSSGGSWSAQATLDEQRYQDRLPNERRLSDRVFDAVAEKLEINDEQHARGIAKQRVLEACNLASNYGDQYDGYVERFETAVQEYNVDPFEANEDEKLKYLLYPDWKAEEEWLTYSRNDQLSALDDLSEAGWRVVRDVLAESTPVDALIHRNTRDTLRKYEKVGLLDETVPNRNPEQRKIELTDETRDVYDRIDEYTSKFYKLAQQSDEAETRAIGFVMTTYRQRLTSSVYAISQSLQTRLETLRAQRTVLKGKQRATNPDRSQGKSSQTLFESLSEYELDDLDTIDEVSGDLEDADLAEIIPNVTDQGINLLEQEIEELESFVNDLKRIDEDPKVSRLISDLGKLDREGHNRVIIFTQYTDTMDFIRNSLTSIHGATVATYSGRGGEMYDLDSEGWTTVGKERVKREFADDDGQVDILVCTDSASEGLNLQECGALINYDLPWNPMRVEQRIGRIDRIGQRYDEVTILNYSYEDTVETDIYDRLDDRIGLFEKVVGDMQPILSGVSKQIRDATLNADSDDRQETVKKADEQLSKDIEHQKEDDRVDVGESLDDVDELVTQDVLDEAKLDAWQSYSHPDLVDVGEEEYEYQPPFETPSLQSVLVDNDALAEAGVEFTPVHEIDFEYNDGEFDFADSTYRLSVGDVPIEVPARDGEQTIAQTIATAADEVAVTFSAECADEFPSVQHLAPGHPLLGQLLTVLQDVSEDTSRLQQRIMTRPDQDQEPIVCAWGRDGVFTRIAGDGTVAENGPMDSLPTWCDQFLDNREKSTKQPQ, translated from the coding sequence ATGGCTGACCTTCAGACCTATTCTTGGGACTCGATTTACGAGAGCCAGCCTTCGACGAGCGGTTCTCATCTTGTTGACGAATTCTATGTTCCAGCCCTCGAACGAAGCGTTCGCTACGACCGAGTAGCAGGATACTTCTCTAGCAGTGCTCTCGCCGTTGCAGCTCGCGGTGTCCACGCACTCGTGGAAAACGATGGGGAGATGCGACTCATCGTCGGCGCTGAACTCTACGAGACCGACCGTCCTGTTCTGGAAGCGCTCTCCGACGAACTCAGCGAGGGCCTTGACGAACTCGACGACGAACGGCTCGACGCCCAGCTCCAACTCCTCGCGCAACTGCTTCGAGAGGATCGGCTCACGATCAAGGTCGCTGTACCACGGCGAGGGAACTGGGGCATCTTCCACCCGAAGGTCGGCGTCTTCCATGCCGACCATGGGAACTCGCTGTCGTTTGAGGGCAGCGTCAACGAGACAGCCGGCGGCTGGGAGCGCAATTACGAGCGCTTCAAGGTCCACCGAGAGTGGCGCGATGGACAGCGGGAATACGTCGAAGGCGACGTCGACACGTTCGACCGTCTCTGGGACAACGATCACACCTACGTCGAAGTCTACGACCTCCCCGAGGCCATCGAAGAGGAGATTATCCACTGGAAGGCTCCCGACTCCGATACTGAGATCGACACCGCCATCCAGATTGCACGCGGCGAGGCACCCCCGACCGAGCGCGACAAAGCAAACATTATCGCTGACGGCTCGCTCGCTCCCGGCGGATTGGCTCTTGCTGAAGAGGGTAGTACGATCACGCCCTGGCCCCACCAGCGCGTCGTTTCGGACACACTGGTCAACACCTATCCGAACAGTTTCCTCCTGTGTGACGAAGTCGGCCTCGGGAAGACGATCGAGGCTGGTCTGACGCTCTCTCGGCTTGGGCTAACAGACGATTTGGACACTGGTCTCCTTCTCGTCCCCGCAAGCCTGAGGATTCAGTGGCAAGAGGAGCTCTGGGAGAAGTTCAACATCAACGCCTACCGCTTCGATCGGGGGAGCGGAAATCAGTACGTCTTCCACGATGCATTCGGCCGTGAGCACGCGCCACCCTCTGCTGCAAGTCTCGACCTCGACGCCGACGAGCGGTCGAAAGCGTGGGTCGAGAGTCCAATCTGGCGGTTCCTCCATGACCAGCAGTCCGACGACCAAACCGACGGCCCATCGATCGTCGTAATGTCGTGGCACACCGCCCGGCTTGATGACCGCTGGGATCAGGTCGCTCCCCGCGACGAAGGCGATGTACGTACTCGCGACGATGTCCCAGCGAGCGCACGCGGACGCGACACAACCCGTCGTGAGGGCGTCTGGGACGCCGTCATCATCGACGAGGCACACAACGCCCGCTCCGGAAGCAAGTTCTACACGCTCCTCGAGCGGCTACGTGAACATACCCAGACGTACTACCTGTTGACCGCGACGCCGATGCAGCTGCACGCCGGCGAACTCTACGATTTGATGGCGTTACTGGACCTCCCTGGCGAGTGGGACCGGAAAGACCAGTTCGTCGAGTTCTTTGAGACTCGGCAGGCCCTCAATCAGGCGCTAAAAGAACAGGTCGAGAGCGGTGGAGGGTCTTCAGGGGGATCCTGGTCGGCACAAGCCACCTTGGACGAACAGCGGTACCAGGATCGGCTCCCAAACGAACGAAGGCTCTCCGATAGGGTCTTCGACGCGGTCGCGGAGAAACTCGAGATCAACGATGAACAGCACGCACGCGGAATCGCGAAACAGCGTGTACTCGAAGCGTGCAATCTTGCTTCGAACTACGGGGACCAGTACGACGGGTACGTCGAACGGTTCGAAACGGCGGTACAGGAGTACAACGTCGACCCATTCGAAGCGAACGAGGACGAGAAGCTCAAATACCTCCTCTATCCGGATTGGAAGGCCGAGGAAGAGTGGCTCACCTACTCACGGAACGATCAACTCAGTGCCCTCGATGATCTCTCAGAAGCTGGCTGGCGAGTCGTTCGAGACGTTCTCGCGGAATCGACGCCCGTCGACGCCCTCATCCACCGGAATACGCGTGATACCCTGCGGAAGTACGAGAAAGTCGGACTACTGGATGAGACCGTTCCGAACAGAAACCCGGAGCAGCGGAAGATCGAACTGACAGACGAAACGCGAGACGTCTACGACCGCATCGACGAGTACACGAGCAAGTTCTACAAGCTCGCCCAGCAGTCCGATGAGGCTGAGACCAGGGCGATTGGCTTCGTGATGACTACCTACCGCCAGCGACTCACGAGCAGCGTCTACGCGATTTCACAGAGTCTGCAAACCCGCCTCGAAACCCTTCGAGCACAGCGAACCGTGCTGAAGGGGAAACAACGTGCCACCAATCCCGACCGTTCTCAAGGTAAGTCCAGCCAAACCCTCTTCGAATCCCTCTCTGAGTACGAACTGGACGACCTCGACACGATTGACGAGGTTAGTGGTGACCTCGAAGACGCCGACCTCGCCGAGATTATCCCGAATGTCACCGACCAGGGAATCAATCTACTCGAACAGGAGATCGAAGAGCTGGAGTCGTTCGTTAATGATCTCAAGCGTATCGACGAAGACCCGAAGGTTAGTCGACTCATCAGCGACCTGGGGAAACTGGACCGTGAAGGACATAATCGAGTCATAATCTTCACGCAGTACACCGATACGATGGACTTCATCCGGAACAGCTTGACGTCCATCCACGGCGCAACGGTCGCAACGTACTCTGGTCGCGGTGGCGAGATGTATGACCTCGACAGCGAGGGCTGGACGACCGTTGGTAAAGAGCGTGTGAAGCGAGAGTTCGCTGACGACGACGGTCAAGTCGATATACTCGTATGCACTGACTCAGCCAGTGAAGGGCTGAACCTTCAGGAGTGTGGGGCCCTCATCAACTATGATCTCCCGTGGAACCCGATGCGGGTCGAACAGCGTATCGGACGAATCGACCGTATCGGACAGCGGTATGACGAGGTCACGATTCTCAACTACAGTTACGAAGATACTGTTGAGACAGACATCTACGACCGCCTCGACGACCGGATTGGTCTATTCGAGAAAGTGGTGGGCGATATGCAACCCATCCTCTCGGGTGTGAGCAAACAGATACGAGACGCCACCCTGAACGCCGATTCTGACGACCGTCAGGAGACGGTTAAAAAAGCGGATGAACAGCTATCAAAGGATATCGAGCACCAGAAGGAGGACGACCGCGTCGACGTCGGCGAGTCCCTTGATGACGTTGACGAGCTTGTAACACAGGATGTCCTCGATGAAGCAAAACTTGATGCGTGGCAGTCCTACAGCCACCCGGATCTAGTCGATGTTGGGGAGGAGGAATACGAGTATCAACCTCCGTTCGAGACACCAAGTCTCCAGTCAGTGTTGGTCGATAACGACGCGCTTGCTGAGGCCGGTGTCGAATTCACCCCGGTTCACGAGATCGACTTCGAGTACAATGACGGGGAGTTCGACTTTGCGGACAGCACATACCGCCTCTCAGTAGGTGACGTACCGATTGAGGTCCCAGCTAGGGATGGGGAACAGACGATTGCACAGACTATTGCGACTGCTGCTGATGAAGTGGCAGTAACGTTCTCGGCAGAGTGTGCTGACGAGTTCCCATCGGTTCAGCATCTTGCACCAGGTCATCCACTTCTAGGACAGCTCCTCACAGTACTGCAGGATGTGAGTGAAGATACGTCGCGACTCCAACAGCGAATCATGACTCGACCCGACCAAGACCAAGAGCCAATCGTGTGTGCGTGGGGGCGGGACGGCGTGTTTACCCGGATTGCAGGCGATGGGACTGTGGCTGAAAATGGACCGATGGATTCCCTTCCGACGTGGTGTGATCAATTCCTCGATAACCGAGAGAAGTCAACAAAGCAGCCACAGTAG
- a CDS encoding IS5 family transposase, which produces MTNLLFRFVKQAASLAQKRCAASPTAVSDPTGNGFPGWKHVTLHFLRVHMDATYREIVDWASEMDRVRGLLQLARTAFPAPSTLYRSFERVPMSVWRGFLRESATICDPGSHGAIDATFFDRETASRHYQHRSDRHIRTLKTTALVDTDSCAILDLHCSAHWPHDTQTGRRVALRNTNKIESLAGDKGYDDQSLRDALRSEGVRPLLRHRLFATYDHAHNARLDSELYGQRWMAETVFSAIKRRFGPAVHPRAWYREFRELVVTAAVYNLEQALKQ; this is translated from the coding sequence GTGACTAACCTACTCTTCCGCTTCGTTAAGCAAGCCGCGTCGCTGGCTCAAAAGCGCTGTGCCGCCAGTCCAACGGCGGTGAGTGATCCGACTGGCAACGGATTTCCCGGGTGGAAGCATGTCACGCTCCACTTTTTGCGGGTTCACATGGACGCGACGTACCGCGAGATCGTCGATTGGGCGAGTGAGATGGATCGTGTTCGTGGTCTGTTACAGCTCGCTCGAACGGCATTTCCCGCACCCTCAACGCTGTACCGGTCGTTTGAGAGGGTGCCCATGTCCGTGTGGCGCGGGTTCCTTCGGGAGTCTGCGACCATCTGCGATCCGGGCTCGCACGGTGCCATCGATGCCACATTCTTTGACCGCGAAACGGCATCGAGACACTACCAACACCGCTCGGATCGCCACATACGCACGCTCAAAACGACGGCGCTCGTCGATACAGATTCGTGTGCCATCCTCGATCTCCACTGCTCGGCACACTGGCCTCACGACACCCAAACTGGCCGTCGAGTTGCCCTTCGTAACACCAACAAAATCGAGAGTCTCGCCGGCGACAAAGGCTATGATGACCAATCTCTCCGGGACGCCCTCCGTTCAGAGGGCGTCCGGCCGTTGCTGCGTCACCGGTTGTTCGCTACGTACGATCACGCGCACAACGCACGGTTGGACAGCGAGCTATACGGCCAGCGGTGGATGGCCGAGACCGTCTTTTCGGCCATCAAGCGTCGGTTCGGCCCCGCTGTCCACCCTCGCGCTTGGTACCGCGAGTTCCGCGAACTCGTGGTGACCGCCGCAGTCTACAACCTCGAACAAGCTCTCAAACAGTGA
- a CDS encoding deoxyhypusine synthase: MDTDDSHSDVVPGSDEEPDTPDVGGYDFRGEFDFDEMLDAYGTTGFQATQLAEAIDIAERMQEADATVYLTFTSNIISSGLRETVAYLVREGYVDVVITTSGSLTEDVIKTAKPFKMGKWDADEASLRERGINRLGNLFVPSDRYVWLEEYLYNFFEDFFAEEKVRTPTSFARELGETLEDEDSVLKQAADNDVPVYCPALTDSEVGNFLYYYRQGYDSEVGIEILDDYDSLIEDGLLADSTGLIAVGGGVPKHHAIMTNLFRGGADYVVYISTGMEGDGSLSGAPPNEAVSWGKIKENQTNYTQVEAEATLVFPLLVAKAFKQ; the protein is encoded by the coding sequence ATGGACACAGACGACTCTCACAGCGACGTCGTTCCTGGGAGTGATGAGGAACCCGACACGCCGGATGTTGGTGGCTACGACTTTCGCGGAGAATTTGATTTTGACGAGATGCTCGACGCGTATGGGACAACGGGGTTCCAGGCGACGCAGCTCGCAGAGGCAATCGACATCGCCGAACGCATGCAGGAGGCGGACGCTACTGTCTACCTCACGTTCACGTCAAACATCATCTCGTCGGGGCTGCGCGAGACCGTCGCGTATCTCGTTCGAGAGGGGTATGTAGACGTAGTTATTACGACGTCTGGATCGCTGACCGAGGACGTGATCAAGACGGCAAAGCCATTCAAGATGGGAAAATGGGACGCAGACGAGGCATCACTCCGTGAGCGCGGGATCAATCGGCTCGGGAATCTCTTCGTTCCTTCTGACCGGTATGTGTGGTTGGAAGAGTATCTGTATAATTTCTTTGAGGATTTTTTCGCAGAGGAGAAAGTGAGAACACCGACGTCGTTCGCACGCGAGTTAGGTGAAACTCTTGAGGATGAGGACTCGGTTCTGAAGCAGGCGGCGGACAACGACGTACCGGTGTACTGTCCAGCGTTGACGGACTCCGAGGTCGGGAACTTCCTCTACTACTATCGGCAAGGGTACGATTCAGAAGTGGGTATTGAGATTTTGGACGACTATGACTCGCTAATTGAAGATGGGCTGCTCGCGGACTCGACGGGGCTCATCGCGGTGGGGGGTGGAGTACCGAAACACCATGCAATCATGACGAACCTCTTTCGGGGAGGAGCGGATTACGTGGTGTATATTTCAACGGGGATGGAGGGTGATGGGTCATTATCGGGTGCACCACCGAATGAGGCAGTCTCTTGGGGGAAGATTAAAGAAAATCAGACGAACTACACACAAGTCGAAGCAGAGGCAACACTTGTCTTCCCACTGCTTGTGGCGAAAGCATTCAAACAATAA
- a CDS encoding RDD family protein, whose amino-acid sequence MEKHPQPQRGTNGDVIWHRVGAFFIDSILMGLIWVPVIIVGAALGDLGFLVLASAGLVATLVYGFLLEGLYGYTPGKYLLGLVVIKSDGSNCTIGASILRNLLWIVDALPTFNLVAMVSILLTDDNQRVGDLVGDTVVVKQQ is encoded by the coding sequence ATGGAAAAGCATCCGCAACCGCAGCGAGGGACGAACGGAGATGTGATCTGGCACCGAGTCGGAGCATTCTTCATCGACTCGATTCTCATGGGGCTAATCTGGGTTCCCGTTATAATTGTCGGGGCAGCTCTTGGTGACCTCGGTTTCCTCGTTCTGGCGTCCGCGGGACTGGTCGCAACATTGGTTTACGGGTTTCTCCTTGAGGGACTATACGGGTACACACCAGGTAAATACCTACTTGGACTGGTCGTTATCAAGTCCGACGGCTCAAACTGTACGATCGGCGCGTCAATACTACGGAACTTGTTATGGATCGTTGATGCACTCCCGACGTTCAATCTCGTCGCAATGGTATCAATACTGCTTACAGACGACAACCAACGGGTCGGTGACCTCGTTGGAGATACAGTCGTCGTCAAGCAACAGTAA
- a CDS encoding helix-turn-helix transcriptional regulator has product MSASQGETDLSEDERAGLELIRETGGIHQSDFWKELGVSSRKGSRLVEGLESAGLIQREETVYGGQRTYYLEPTASDRDFSLLMAGDMLSPFIGEEEIDPQSDAFSQWLMNLTYEEE; this is encoded by the coding sequence ATGAGCGCGTCACAGGGTGAAACCGATCTCTCGGAGGACGAACGTGCGGGTCTTGAACTGATCCGCGAGACGGGTGGGATTCATCAGAGCGATTTTTGGAAAGAGCTGGGCGTCTCTTCGCGAAAAGGAAGCCGACTAGTCGAAGGGCTTGAGAGTGCCGGGCTGATTCAGCGTGAGGAAACGGTGTACGGAGGTCAACGGACCTACTATCTCGAACCAACAGCATCTGATCGTGACTTTTCACTGCTAATGGCGGGTGACATGCTCTCGCCATTTATCGGTGAGGAAGAAATCGATCCGCAGTCAGACGCCTTCTCCCAATGGCTGATGAACCTCACATACGAAGAAGAGTGA
- a CDS encoding DUF5817 domain-containing protein, protein MSRFAVVGCSNCSQHWVIEDAVSSEAATARECPRCGSQYSDGQLRRRARADTWENAVEQRSALLATTRNASAEFDEVGRYGDLEDEWDRDLVGQPLGVQVLTGAFSDDQHLDTAERETSDKSDQISRQLGDLRCDEDAGLWMVQQYPAVSSGTVHLDKESRPGELWQRLVGVLEADIALAVRELVGGVADGVAWQRLESIIDDRFGTVDREALPDAESLNGSIVASTLLSLCKDVESEQHQQALELLESFGSAEFGPLGIGFPGELADVRRVVKPLLAAADHTPTLTVRIDESFREIGHADQRRRMVQLLSWLGHGVDVRVVFESSIWMRRFAWSYDPEIGVDELDGNVPDVAAFDVSSQCDTGQRAHGTVDDHVAAACEALEADGEVVATLARIGAEAGQTASYEALYEAAPYDDPDQSRNNVAYHLRQLRKHELVTDRIATSDGSKVAIRPAGVQFLEEIGRSGTRQKPLQNFVSRTGKSADNLESRPAHTREGGTGWSRDRLPALHTIQPLPRSTYQAAVAATPENGVATVDAAVSEWDDRAAPRRYMDWDENRLAVAAEVDNPMQWAVCTARSLADTFVWDNLLTDDRLDENGDFRRLLQEAPGVLQNSACLGWIAEEDELVDDIGEFGDRIQAVLEEICEMTRDMTHGEYREYNSRTAFRTKILTESLGVIGVMTRLLDFAGVDILRIGQMPRLKSDFDDEKLSSIAKFVGINSAIGSKYGMASVFRQLFEDRDEVLRWSMDVDVDAAEPFGELIGSWCLFADYGERQEVFAEKLRSNVSPKDIRDDAPEIGVRVPVQTSTSRAQYRDLLEEALEEKNLLTTPEAVSVLHGLCRSPLAIANGVARGLEPEAETRHIRSVELRRIIAALSPEQVLRDASSTPRKALVALAGAEEFLTQSALAERAGVSARSLRDHLPDLVDAGIVATANAGYRLQLSFEETDRSDGKLPERYRDIYPHWVSDPTVSNDVHAAAGALRTARDHHGPDGPVSPEEVGFAGDVLLELTEPWPLLDEVLPALWAVTARACYRDDAAVAGGALVEREAEIMGRRPRQLSLQEATTGELVG, encoded by the coding sequence GTGAGTCGCTTCGCTGTCGTTGGCTGTTCCAACTGTAGTCAACACTGGGTCATCGAGGACGCCGTCAGTAGTGAAGCTGCTACCGCTCGTGAGTGCCCCCGGTGTGGGAGTCAGTATTCAGATGGCCAGTTGCGACGTCGAGCGAGAGCGGACACGTGGGAGAACGCTGTTGAGCAACGGTCGGCGCTTCTCGCGACCACTCGCAACGCCAGCGCTGAGTTCGACGAGGTTGGCCGCTACGGCGATCTTGAAGACGAGTGGGACCGCGACCTCGTCGGCCAACCGCTCGGCGTACAAGTGCTTACAGGAGCCTTCTCAGACGATCAGCACCTCGACACAGCAGAGCGAGAGACATCCGACAAATCCGATCAGATCTCTCGTCAGCTTGGAGATCTCCGTTGTGATGAGGACGCAGGTCTCTGGATGGTTCAGCAGTACCCGGCTGTGTCGTCTGGGACAGTCCACCTCGATAAGGAGAGTCGGCCGGGTGAACTCTGGCAGCGTCTTGTTGGGGTCCTCGAAGCCGATATTGCGCTCGCCGTGCGCGAACTCGTCGGTGGCGTCGCTGATGGGGTCGCCTGGCAGAGGCTTGAATCGATTATCGACGATCGGTTCGGGACAGTCGACCGAGAGGCCCTTCCAGACGCGGAGAGTCTGAACGGGTCGATCGTTGCGTCGACGCTGTTGAGCTTGTGTAAGGACGTTGAGTCCGAGCAGCACCAGCAGGCGCTCGAACTGCTCGAGAGCTTTGGGAGCGCAGAGTTCGGCCCGCTTGGCATCGGGTTCCCTGGTGAGCTTGCGGATGTTCGCCGGGTTGTGAAGCCGTTGCTCGCAGCCGCAGACCATACGCCGACACTCACTGTGCGGATCGATGAGTCATTCCGGGAGATCGGCCACGCCGACCAACGCCGGCGGATGGTCCAGCTGCTCAGTTGGCTTGGCCACGGTGTGGACGTCCGGGTCGTGTTTGAGTCGTCCATCTGGATGCGGCGCTTTGCTTGGAGTTATGATCCGGAAATCGGCGTCGACGAGTTGGATGGGAACGTCCCGGACGTGGCAGCGTTCGATGTGAGTTCACAATGCGATACAGGCCAGCGCGCTCACGGAACTGTCGACGACCATGTCGCAGCCGCGTGTGAGGCGCTTGAGGCGGACGGCGAGGTTGTCGCAACCCTCGCCCGTATTGGTGCGGAAGCCGGCCAGACAGCTAGCTACGAGGCGCTCTATGAGGCTGCTCCGTACGACGACCCCGACCAGTCCCGGAACAACGTCGCGTACCACCTGCGCCAGCTTCGCAAACACGAACTCGTGACCGATCGCATCGCGACTAGCGACGGGAGCAAAGTCGCAATTCGCCCGGCTGGGGTACAATTCCTCGAAGAAATCGGCCGATCTGGAACGCGACAGAAACCTCTTCAAAATTTTGTGAGTCGGACCGGAAAATCCGCCGACAATCTGGAGTCTAGACCCGCGCACACACGTGAGGGGGGGACCGGCTGGAGCCGCGACCGCCTCCCAGCACTCCACACCATCCAGCCGCTTCCCCGCTCTACGTACCAGGCCGCCGTCGCGGCGACCCCCGAGAATGGCGTCGCAACTGTCGATGCGGCGGTCTCCGAGTGGGACGATCGAGCGGCTCCGCGCCGCTACATGGACTGGGACGAGAATCGCCTCGCTGTGGCCGCCGAGGTCGATAATCCGATGCAGTGGGCGGTCTGTACTGCTCGCTCGTTGGCTGATACATTTGTCTGGGACAATCTGCTAACTGACGACCGGCTCGACGAGAATGGCGACTTCCGCCGACTCCTCCAAGAGGCACCTGGAGTTCTCCAAAATAGTGCGTGCCTCGGGTGGATCGCTGAGGAAGACGAGCTGGTTGATGATATCGGTGAGTTTGGCGACCGAATACAAGCTGTTCTCGAGGAGATTTGCGAAATGACGCGGGACATGACTCACGGCGAGTACCGCGAGTATAACTCTCGGACAGCCTTCCGGACGAAGATTCTCACCGAGTCTCTCGGTGTGATCGGCGTGATGACCCGATTACTGGACTTCGCCGGTGTCGACATCCTTCGAATCGGTCAGATGCCCCGGTTGAAGAGTGATTTCGATGACGAGAAGCTCTCGAGTATCGCGAAGTTCGTCGGGATCAACTCGGCGATCGGGTCGAAGTACGGGATGGCGTCGGTGTTCCGGCAACTGTTCGAGGACCGTGACGAGGTGCTCCGGTGGTCGATGGACGTCGATGTCGACGCCGCAGAACCGTTCGGTGAACTCATCGGCTCGTGGTGTCTGTTTGCCGATTACGGCGAGCGCCAGGAAGTGTTCGCTGAGAAGCTTCGATCCAACGTTTCGCCGAAGGACATCCGGGATGACGCCCCCGAGATCGGCGTCCGCGTCCCTGTCCAGACGTCGACGAGCCGAGCCCAGTACCGGGATCTGCTCGAAGAAGCGCTTGAGGAGAAGAATCTCCTCACGACTCCAGAGGCAGTATCGGTGCTTCACGGGTTGTGTCGGTCACCGCTCGCAATCGCGAACGGCGTCGCCCGAGGCTTGGAGCCGGAAGCCGAGACGCGACATATCCGGTCTGTCGAACTCAGACGTATCATCGCAGCCCTGTCACCAGAGCAGGTCCTCCGGGATGCGTCGTCGACGCCGCGAAAGGCGCTCGTGGCACTCGCCGGCGCTGAAGAATTCCTGACGCAGTCAGCACTCGCCGAGAGAGCTGGTGTGTCGGCTCGCTCGCTTCGTGACCACCTCCCCGACCTCGTCGATGCTGGGATCGTCGCGACGGCAAATGCTGGCTATCGACTCCAGCTGTCGTTTGAAGAGACGGACCGCAGCGACGGAAAACTGCCTGAACGGTACCGGGATATCTACCCACACTGGGTGAGCGATCCGACTGTTAGCAACGACGTCCACGCTGCGGCTGGAGCGTTACGGACAGCTCGGGATCATCACGGACCGGATGGACCCGTCTCACCAGAGGAAGTCGGGTTCGCTGGCGATGTCTTGCTGGAACTCACAGAGCCATGGCCGTTACTCGATGAGGTGCTCCCAGCGCTGTGGGCGGTGACCGCGAGAGCGTGCTATCGAGACGATGCCGCCGTCGCTGGTGGTGCCCTCGTTGAACGTGAGGCTGAGATAATGGGAAGACGCCCACGCCAGTTGAGCCTTCAAGAAGCGACTACTGGAGAGCTTGTCGGATGA
- a CDS encoding type IV pilin produces MNRQDRAVTPVISTILMVAIVVILAATASVFFFDVAGSVTEPAPNVADTTGEFEVADGRAGDKQLVKITHIAGDGVRVNELEIVVRATGPGVDTDARLVDLPADGSSFENKNFADGDPDNLIDDGDSRLC; encoded by the coding sequence ATGAATCGGCAGGATCGCGCTGTCACTCCTGTTATCTCGACTATTCTCATGGTCGCTATTGTCGTTATTTTAGCTGCGACAGCCTCTGTGTTCTTTTTTGATGTTGCAGGAAGTGTCACTGAGCCCGCACCGAACGTCGCCGATACGACTGGTGAATTCGAAGTTGCCGATGGAAGAGCCGGTGACAAACAACTCGTTAAAATCACTCATATCGCTGGTGACGGGGTCCGGGTGAACGAATTGGAAATTGTTGTCCGGGCAACCGGCCCTGGCGTAGATACTGACGCTAGGTTGGTTGATCTTCCGGCTGATGGCTCATCATTTGAAAACAAGAACTTTGCTGACGGTGATCCTGATAATCTAATTGATGATGGAGATAGTAGGCTCTGTTGA
- a CDS encoding TRAM domain-containing protein, translated as MIEIPDSLRSVFSAQLEERDGSYVVDIPASEIEHDTLAANETYRVAILASELSTDQKTHQEQQQSTTQDTAPTSDGPPVNEGEVRDVTIETTGDQGDGIAKVERGYVVIVPGGQPGDEPTVEIEQVQDNVAFASIAERNSRAL; from the coding sequence ATGATCGAGATTCCTGATTCGCTTCGCTCTGTATTCAGTGCTCAACTCGAAGAACGTGATGGGTCATATGTCGTCGATATTCCGGCGAGTGAAATCGAACATGACACGCTCGCTGCCAACGAAACGTACCGCGTCGCGATCTTGGCGTCAGAACTCTCGACAGACCAGAAGACTCACCAAGAGCAACAGCAATCGACTACACAAGATACGGCTCCGACGTCGGACGGTCCTCCGGTAAATGAAGGTGAGGTCCGCGACGTGACGATCGAAACGACTGGTGATCAGGGCGACGGCATCGCGAAGGTTGAACGCGGCTACGTCGTGATCGTCCCCGGCGGACAACCAGGTGATGAGCCGACGGTCGAGATCGAACAAGTACAAGACAACGTCGCGTTCGCCAGCATCGCCGAACGCAACTCACGAGCGCTATAA